In Xylanibacter ruminicola 23, a single genomic region encodes these proteins:
- the recQ gene encoding DNA helicase RecQ yields MDIFGILRQYFGYSSFRQNQEEIIRHVIAGNDALVLMPTGGGKSICYQIPALALPGITIVISPLISLMKDQVETLRSNGIEAEALNSGNDPTLDTVIRRKCLAGQIKLLYISPEKLLAEMDYFMQHLQISLFAIDEAHCISHWGHDFRPEYTQLGVLREKFPNVPMMALTATADKITRQDILTQLKLRNAREFVSSFDRPNLSLSVKRGYKSAEKMHFILNFIKARPNDAGIIYCLSRKTTEKVAADLRKKGINAAAYHAGLSSLERSQTQEQFKNDQLLVVCATIAFGMGIDKSNVRWVIHYNMPKSIESFYQEIGRAGRDGAPADTVLFYSLADIIQLTEFARQSGQQDVNMDKLKRMQEYAESNVCRRRILLNYFSEQTDHDCGNCDVCDNPPQRFDGTRYVQMALSAAKRANEDIRISTIIEILKGMRSPAVMRQGFDRLKTFGVGHDLSLTDWQDYLLQMLQMGFIEIAYNDGNKVKVTAIGDDVLYGRKPAQLCVVDHSAKEAPKKKPKLRLEIPTITIPGLPPTTGIEDPKLFEALRQLRKQCAEEEGFPPYIVFSDKVLHSLATIKPTSLAQFGNIQGIGEHKKGKYGERFVSLIQKYV; encoded by the coding sequence ATGGATATTTTTGGCATTTTACGACAATATTTCGGCTATTCTTCCTTCCGTCAGAACCAAGAAGAAATCATCCGCCACGTGATTGCGGGCAATGATGCGTTGGTGCTCATGCCTACGGGTGGAGGTAAAAGTATTTGCTATCAGATTCCCGCTTTGGCGCTGCCTGGCATTACCATCGTTATCTCGCCGCTCATCAGCTTGATGAAGGATCAGGTCGAGACGCTGCGTTCGAATGGTATCGAGGCCGAAGCCCTGAACAGTGGAAACGACCCCACGCTGGATACCGTGATTCGTCGCAAATGCTTAGCCGGACAGATAAAACTGCTGTATATATCACCCGAGAAACTGCTGGCCGAGATGGATTATTTTATGCAGCATCTGCAGATATCGCTCTTTGCCATCGACGAGGCCCACTGCATCAGTCATTGGGGTCATGATTTCCGTCCCGAATATACCCAGTTGGGTGTGCTGCGCGAAAAATTTCCCAATGTGCCCATGATGGCATTAACGGCCACCGCCGATAAGATTACCCGCCAAGATATTCTTACGCAACTTAAACTAAGGAACGCGCGCGAGTTTGTGTCAAGCTTCGATCGCCCCAACCTTAGTTTGTCGGTAAAAAGAGGCTACAAATCGGCCGAGAAAATGCACTTTATTCTCAACTTCATCAAGGCGCGCCCCAACGATGCAGGCATCATCTACTGTCTCAGTCGTAAAACCACCGAGAAGGTAGCTGCCGACCTGCGTAAAAAAGGTATCAACGCCGCTGCCTATCATGCCGGTTTGTCGTCGTTAGAGCGCAGTCAGACGCAAGAGCAGTTCAAGAACGATCAGCTGCTGGTGGTATGCGCCACCATCGCCTTTGGTATGGGTATCGATAAGAGCAACGTGCGCTGGGTAATCCATTACAACATGCCCAAAAGCATCGAGAGTTTTTATCAGGAGATTGGTCGTGCCGGTCGCGATGGTGCCCCCGCCGATACCGTGCTGTTCTACTCGCTGGCCGATATCATCCAACTTACTGAGTTTGCTCGTCAGAGTGGTCAGCAGGATGTGAATATGGACAAGCTGAAACGCATGCAGGAGTATGCCGAATCCAACGTGTGCCGCCGCCGCATACTGTTGAACTATTTTAGTGAGCAGACCGACCACGACTGCGGCAACTGCGATGTGTGCGACAACCCACCCCAGCGCTTTGACGGCACCCGTTATGTGCAGATGGCCCTGAGCGCCGCCAAACGTGCCAACGAGGATATCCGCATTTCAACCATCATCGAGATTCTGAAAGGTATGCGCTCGCCTGCTGTGATGCGCCAGGGGTTCGACCGCCTGAAAACCTTTGGTGTGGGACATGACCTGAGCCTGACCGACTGGCAGGACTATCTGTTGCAGATGCTGCAGATGGGCTTTATCGAGATAGCCTATAACGATGGCAACAAGGTAAAGGTAACCGCCATTGGCGACGATGTGCTTTACGGTCGAAAACCCGCCCAGTTGTGTGTGGTAGATCATAGCGCCAAAGAGGCACCTAAGAAGAAACCCAAGTTGCGTTTGGAGATACCCACCATCACCATCCCCGGATTGCCCCCAACCACCGGTATCGAGGATCCCAAACTGTTCGAAGCCCTCCGTCAGCTGCGCAAGCAGTGTGCCGAAGAAGAAGGCTTTCCTCCATACATCGTTTTCAGCGATAAGGTGCTCCATTCATTGGCCACCATCAAGCCCACCTCGCTGGCTCAGTTTGGCAACATCCAGGGCATCGGCGAGCACAAAAAAGGCAAGTATGGCGAACGTTTTGTATCGCTCATCCAAAAGTACGTTTAA
- a CDS encoding glycogen/starch synthase produces MAKKKILFINQEITPYVPDNALSLMGKNLPKVMQERSHEIRTFMPKWGNINERRGQLHEVIRLSGMNLIINDTDHPLIIKVASIQSARVQVYFIDNDDYFGKRLIERDEQGVEYDDNGERAIFFARGVLETVKKLRWVPDIIHCQGWMAGVVPFYVKTAYRDEPSFAETKVVTSLYNKSIEKDFGSDFKQFMEFRDAKPELLTDYKDTFDFDELGKLAIDYSDGVIQAVPDASKVLCDYAAAKNKPLLGYQEDFGDAYEAFYESLYADEAK; encoded by the coding sequence ATGGCTAAAAAGAAGATACTATTTATCAATCAGGAGATCACTCCTTACGTCCCCGACAATGCATTGTCACTCATGGGAAAGAACCTTCCAAAGGTTATGCAGGAACGCAGTCACGAGATTCGTACCTTCATGCCAAAGTGGGGTAATATTAATGAGCGTCGTGGTCAGTTACACGAAGTCATCCGACTTTCGGGTATGAACCTTATCATTAACGACACCGATCACCCTCTTATCATCAAGGTTGCCTCAATCCAGTCTGCTCGTGTGCAGGTGTATTTCATCGATAACGACGATTACTTTGGTAAGCGCCTGATAGAGCGCGACGAGCAAGGTGTAGAGTACGACGATAATGGCGAGCGTGCTATTTTCTTTGCACGTGGTGTACTCGAAACCGTTAAGAAGCTGCGCTGGGTGCCCGATATCATTCACTGTCAGGGTTGGATGGCTGGCGTAGTGCCTTTCTATGTAAAGACCGCCTATCGCGACGAGCCTTCGTTTGCCGAGACCAAGGTTGTAACCTCGCTTTACAATAAGAGCATCGAGAAGGATTTCGGTTCTGATTTCAAGCAGTTCATGGAGTTCCGCGATGCCAAGCCCGAGTTGCTTACCGATTATAAGGATACATTCGACTTCGACGAGTTAGGTAAGTTGGCAATCGACTATAGCGATGGTGTTATCCAGGCTGTGCCCGATGCAAGCAAGGTGCTTTGCGATTATGCAGCAGCCAAGAACAAGCCACTGCTCGGTTATCAGGAGGACTTTGGCGATGCCTACGAGGCATTCTATGAGTCGCTGTATGCCGACGAGGCCAAGTAA
- a CDS encoding DUF4270 domain-containing protein, producing the protein MKLRLFTAIAITAMAMASCSEDTETIGSSITNESDKMVFSTGVYQATSRSIMADSVYSKTFDCYFGKVKDPETNSYVKNEFMAQFNMLEGFSLPDKSTILSESDGDIAADSCEIWLIFDRSKCYGDSLTPLKVKVKELAVPVEDGSYYSNFDPVVEGYVRKDGINKSSSFALSNLHFSDSLRSTSGYAEFASISLNDPYTDKDGNTYNNFGTYLMRQYYSNPEKFKNAYTFIHTLVPGFNFEVSDGLGVMANISQIDLVSQFRYKEEDSTYTASIYLSSTPEVLQTSHIENDKAALNRLVADNSCTYLKSPAGIFTEVTLPVDDISLAHANDSLLSVSVTFERENSGVQNTKYPIGTPQNILMVQKDSLYSFFENKTMYDYTTSFMATLSSNAYTFSNIGNLITQMARQKAEGLKSDAAWEAKHPDWNKVVLVPVATTSKTSYDSYGYSTTVISDVHNQLGLSSTKLVGGANSPIEVKVIYAKFKQ; encoded by the coding sequence ATGAAACTTAGATTGTTTACAGCGATTGCAATCACCGCAATGGCGATGGCGTCTTGTAGCGAGGATACCGAAACTATCGGCTCGTCGATTACCAACGAGAGCGATAAGATGGTGTTCTCTACTGGTGTGTACCAGGCTACCTCACGTTCCATCATGGCCGATTCGGTATATTCAAAAACCTTTGATTGCTATTTCGGAAAGGTAAAGGATCCTGAGACCAACTCGTACGTAAAGAACGAGTTTATGGCTCAGTTTAATATGCTCGAAGGCTTTTCACTGCCCGATAAGAGCACCATTCTTAGCGAGAGCGATGGTGATATCGCTGCCGACTCGTGCGAAATCTGGCTCATCTTCGACCGTAGCAAGTGCTATGGCGACTCGCTCACACCACTCAAGGTAAAGGTTAAGGAGCTGGCTGTGCCCGTCGAGGATGGTTCGTACTACAGCAATTTCGACCCCGTTGTCGAGGGCTATGTACGTAAGGATGGCATCAACAAGAGTTCGTCGTTCGCACTCTCAAACCTGCACTTCTCCGATAGTCTTCGCAGCACATCAGGTTACGCCGAGTTTGCAAGCATTTCGCTCAACGATCCTTATACCGATAAGGACGGCAATACCTATAATAACTTTGGCACCTATCTCATGCGCCAGTATTATTCTAACCCTGAGAAGTTCAAGAATGCCTACACCTTTATCCACACATTGGTTCCTGGCTTCAACTTCGAGGTGTCGGATGGTCTGGGTGTGATGGCCAATATCAGTCAGATCGACCTGGTTTCGCAGTTCCGCTATAAGGAGGAAGATTCTACTTACACAGCCTCTATCTATCTGTCGTCGACTCCCGAGGTATTGCAGACTTCACATATCGAGAACGATAAGGCAGCGCTTAACCGCCTGGTAGCCGACAACAGCTGCACTTACCTCAAGTCGCCTGCTGGCATCTTTACCGAGGTAACACTGCCTGTTGACGATATCTCGCTGGCTCATGCCAACGACTCACTGCTGTCGGTAAGCGTTACTTTCGAGCGCGAGAACAGTGGTGTACAGAACACCAAGTACCCCATCGGCACCCCACAGAATATTCTGATGGTGCAGAAGGATAGCCTGTACTCGTTCTTCGAGAATAAGACCATGTACGATTACACCACATCATTTATGGCCACACTCAGCTCCAATGCTTACACCTTTAGTAATATTGGTAACCTGATTACACAGATGGCACGCCAGAAGGCCGAGGGCCTGAAGAGCGATGCTGCCTGGGAGGCCAAGCACCCCGATTGGAACAAGGTGGTACTGGTACCAGTTGCTACCACCAGCAAGACATCTTACGATAGCTACGGCTATAGCACCACAGTTATCTCGGATGTTCACAACCAGCTCGGACTCTCAAGTACCAAGCTTGTAGGTGGTGCTAACTCGCCTATCGAGGTAAAGGTAATCTATGCCAAATTTAAGCAGTAA
- a CDS encoding ATP-dependent helicase — protein MNIDILRELNDSQRVAVEYCDGASLVIAGAGSGKTRVLTYKIAWLLEQGMKPWQILALTFTNKAAREMKDRIGRLVGEEQARYLQMGTFHSVFARILRVEADKIGYNANFTIYDQTDARSLVKTIIKEMGLDDKVYKPSSVADRISLAKNHLLLPQAYQQSAWAADDATQKRPQVANIYIRYAERCRQANAMDFDDLLVQTWVLFEKNEEVRQKYVEKFGFVLVDEYQDTNYAQQSIVYQLTKERQKVCVVGDDAQSIYSFRGANIDNILNFQSQYNNAKLFKLEQNYRSTQLIVQAANSLIRRNERQIPKNVFSKNEHGEKLQLKPAYSDREEALIVTQDIKKLKRQDNCNWSDFAILYRTNSQSRSFEEQMRKDGIPYRIYGGLSFYQRKEIKDVIAYFRLIANPDDEEAFKRIINYPARGIGDTTVGKIIQTAQAYGVSLWRVIKDPVLFPMDVSKGTMTKIQNFRQLIEGWIERLQTEDAYTLGHDIIMNSGISKDIYSGRNPEDISRQENLEEFLGGIQDFVESRREEDMGDEVYLPDFLQEVALLTDLDSDDGDSNDKVVLMTVHAAKGLEFPTVFVVGLEENIFPSPMCTNSMRELEEERRLLYVAITRAEKHCILTCAQNRFRYGRMEYDTPSRFIRDIDPELLQVHSEAGGAGSFGAPQRKAYNRYDGGAYGTGTTGGYSRSSRYESEGPEWMQNPRPVATQFKADPKPRAVAPRQPEKPVNPFGANFKRVYNAVAPRPMASDPSASDLREGARIEHMRFGVGTVVRIEGTGENTKATVEFTNAGTKQLLLKFAKFKVIG, from the coding sequence ATGAACATCGATATACTACGCGAACTAAATGACAGTCAGCGCGTTGCAGTGGAGTACTGCGACGGCGCGAGTCTGGTGATTGCTGGTGCAGGATCGGGTAAAACACGTGTGCTGACGTATAAGATTGCCTGGCTGCTGGAACAGGGGATGAAGCCCTGGCAGATACTGGCGCTGACATTTACCAACAAGGCGGCACGTGAGATGAAGGACCGTATAGGACGGCTGGTAGGCGAGGAGCAGGCTCGCTACCTGCAGATGGGTACCTTCCACAGTGTGTTTGCACGCATACTGAGGGTCGAAGCGGATAAGATAGGTTACAACGCGAACTTTACGATTTACGACCAAACGGATGCACGATCGCTGGTGAAGACCATCATTAAAGAGATGGGACTGGATGACAAGGTGTACAAGCCATCATCGGTGGCCGACCGTATATCGCTGGCCAAAAACCACTTGCTGTTGCCGCAGGCGTACCAACAGAGTGCCTGGGCTGCGGATGATGCCACACAGAAGCGCCCGCAGGTGGCCAATATATATATAAGGTATGCGGAGCGTTGCCGACAGGCGAATGCGATGGACTTTGACGACCTGTTGGTGCAGACATGGGTGCTGTTTGAGAAGAACGAGGAGGTAAGACAGAAATACGTAGAGAAATTCGGGTTTGTGCTGGTGGATGAGTATCAGGACACGAACTACGCGCAGCAATCGATTGTGTATCAGCTTACCAAGGAGCGACAGAAGGTGTGCGTGGTGGGCGATGATGCGCAGAGTATCTACAGCTTTCGTGGTGCCAACATTGATAACATTCTGAATTTCCAAAGCCAGTATAACAATGCCAAGCTGTTTAAGCTGGAGCAGAACTACCGATCGACACAGCTGATAGTACAGGCAGCAAACTCGCTGATACGACGCAACGAGCGACAGATACCGAAGAACGTGTTCTCGAAAAACGAGCATGGAGAAAAACTGCAGCTGAAGCCTGCCTACAGCGACCGTGAGGAGGCACTGATAGTGACTCAGGACATTAAGAAGCTGAAACGACAGGACAACTGCAACTGGAGCGACTTTGCGATACTGTACCGCACTAACTCGCAAAGCCGAAGCTTTGAGGAGCAGATGCGCAAAGACGGCATACCATACCGCATTTACGGCGGACTGAGCTTTTACCAGCGTAAGGAAATAAAGGATGTGATAGCCTACTTCCGCCTGATAGCGAACCCGGATGACGAGGAGGCCTTTAAGCGCATTATCAACTACCCGGCGCGCGGCATTGGCGACACCACGGTGGGCAAAATCATACAAACGGCGCAGGCTTACGGGGTAAGCTTGTGGCGGGTAATAAAGGACCCAGTGCTGTTCCCGATGGACGTGAGCAAGGGCACGATGACGAAGATACAGAACTTCCGCCAGCTGATAGAGGGCTGGATAGAGCGCCTGCAAACGGAGGATGCCTACACGCTGGGCCACGATATCATTATGAACTCGGGCATCAGCAAGGACATCTACAGCGGACGCAACCCTGAGGACATATCGCGACAGGAGAACCTGGAGGAGTTCTTAGGTGGTATACAGGACTTTGTGGAGAGTCGACGCGAGGAGGATATGGGCGACGAGGTGTATCTGCCTGATTTCCTGCAGGAGGTGGCACTGCTGACGGATCTGGACAGCGACGATGGCGACAGCAACGATAAGGTGGTGCTGATGACGGTACACGCTGCCAAGGGACTGGAGTTCCCAACGGTGTTTGTGGTGGGACTGGAGGAAAACATCTTCCCAAGTCCGATGTGTACCAATTCGATGCGCGAACTGGAGGAGGAGCGACGCCTGCTGTACGTGGCGATTACACGAGCGGAGAAGCACTGTATATTGACCTGTGCACAGAACCGATTCCGCTACGGACGTATGGAGTACGACACACCATCGCGCTTTATACGTGATATCGACCCAGAACTGCTGCAGGTACACAGCGAGGCGGGTGGGGCAGGCAGCTTTGGTGCGCCCCAGCGTAAGGCTTACAACCGCTACGATGGCGGGGCTTACGGCACTGGTACCACAGGTGGTTACAGCCGAAGCAGCAGGTATGAGAGCGAGGGCCCGGAGTGGATGCAGAACCCACGCCCGGTGGCCACGCAGTTTAAGGCCGACCCGAAGCCGAGAGCGGTGGCTCCACGACAGCCAGAAAAGCCCGTGAACCCGTTTGGTGCCAACTTTAAGCGTGTGTATAACGCGGTGGCACCACGACCCATGGCGAGCGACCCGAGTGCAAGCGACCTGCGCGAGGGGGCACGTATAGAGCACATGCGCTTTGGTGTGGGTACGGTGGTACGTATAGAGGGTACGGGTGAGAACACCAAGGCAACGGTAGAATTTACCAATGCGGGCACCAAGCAGCTGCTGCTGAAATTTGCTAAGTTCAAGGTGATAGGTTAA
- a CDS encoding YcbK family protein, with product MEAIVQLNSKANLSQHFVLGEFTRSKYPEVYNIPSHEAIANLANLCTWLEVLREKASQPIIINSGYRSPQLNRKVGGAPTSNHLTGCAVDIRTSGYEQAICYAAILIDYAKESAQEFDELLIEKNRYGAIWVHFAVRPKDNRHKVLFINA from the coding sequence ATGGAAGCTATAGTACAATTGAACAGTAAAGCAAATCTCTCCCAACATTTCGTGTTGGGGGAGTTCACTAGGAGCAAATATCCTGAAGTGTATAACATTCCTAGTCATGAGGCGATTGCGAACCTTGCCAACCTCTGTACTTGGCTGGAGGTTTTGCGAGAGAAAGCCTCACAACCTATTATCATTAACTCAGGTTATCGATCGCCGCAGTTAAATCGTAAGGTTGGTGGAGCACCCACCAGTAATCACTTAACGGGATGTGCGGTGGATATTCGAACCTCGGGGTATGAGCAGGCCATCTGCTATGCGGCGATACTGATTGATTACGCCAAGGAATCGGCACAGGAGTTTGATGAATTGCTGATAGAAAAGAATCGCTATGGCGCCATCTGGGTACACTTTGCGGTGAGGCCGAAAGATAACCGACATAAGGTGTTATTCATAAATGCGTAA
- a CDS encoding DUF3127 domain-containing protein: MNTMILRVKKCGVMTTVQSEKSENGVLNKRTLVLQELGGKYANSYVVTTLGNLATIEFAENELVVADLRFQTREYNGQAFMDVVANEICKIKR, from the coding sequence ATGAACACAATGATTTTAAGAGTAAAAAAGTGCGGAGTGATGACTACCGTGCAGAGTGAGAAAAGTGAGAATGGTGTGCTGAACAAGCGAACCTTAGTGTTACAGGAACTTGGTGGCAAATATGCTAACAGCTATGTGGTTACAACACTTGGTAACCTGGCCACCATAGAGTTTGCTGAGAACGAACTGGTGGTTGCTGATTTGCGATTCCAAACTCGCGAGTACAATGGACAAGCGTTTATGGACGTTGTTGCGAACGAGATTTGCAAGATTAAACGTTGA
- a CDS encoding Rha family transcriptional regulator produces the protein MNTITISKTTSSFTTRMHAQYNQQHMTSLEIAEICGKQHNHVLRDIRSMEPAWEKVNGSKFGLIEYKDLRGRLKPCYSLTKTECLYVATKYDDEMRAKLVLRWEQLEMERLAQHQSMRLLTTKQEVLHESEEIVGEQLDEVNEESDGCLTVSEIAAVYNMTAHDLNSFLVDMKIQRWRCGQYRLLPKYEGLGLTADRLNVSYSLKGKLKYETYLVWTEKGRDFITNLIENGHGWD, from the coding sequence ATGAATACAATTACAATTTCAAAAACAACTTCAAGTTTTACAACCCGCATGCATGCTCAGTATAACCAGCAGCACATGACGTCGCTGGAAATAGCGGAGATTTGCGGGAAACAACACAATCACGTATTGCGCGACATTAGAAGTATGGAGCCTGCGTGGGAAAAAGTTAATGGGTCCAAGTTTGGACTCATTGAGTATAAGGATTTGCGTGGACGTTTAAAGCCATGCTATTCGCTCACCAAAACCGAGTGTCTCTATGTCGCCACTAAGTATGACGATGAGATGCGAGCAAAGTTGGTGCTGCGATGGGAACAGTTGGAAATGGAACGACTGGCACAACACCAGTCGATGCGATTGCTTACCACCAAGCAAGAGGTGCTGCACGAGTCGGAAGAGATAGTAGGCGAGCAGCTGGATGAGGTGAACGAGGAGAGCGACGGCTGCTTGACGGTTTCGGAGATTGCTGCCGTTTACAACATGACAGCGCACGACCTGAACTCGTTTCTGGTTGACATGAAGATTCAACGATGGCGATGCGGACAGTACCGACTACTACCCAAGTACGAAGGGTTAGGGCTGACGGCCGATCGATTGAATGTGAGTTACTCGCTGAAAGGCAAGCTGAAATACGAAACCTATCTGGTTTGGACTGAGAAAGGTCGCGATTTTATAACTAACCTGATTGAAAACGGTCATGGCTGGGATTAA
- a CDS encoding Abi family protein: MNKVPYPKHIQTFANQISILKQRGLSINDEEETEKWLRKVSYYRMSGYWYPLLEDRQNHIFKPGSTFEQAKMLYEFDSHLRRIVLSAIERIEIAIRTQMAYVMSQAHDGYWFTDVDLFTNSSQHAKTLASIHDEFHRSDEQFVKSFRRKYSNPLPPSWITLEITSFGTMSILYQNLKPGRSKRDVAAAFGVSDTVFVSWLHTLVYVRNICAHHARLWNRTLGVRPLMPRQPRNTFIPQPASGTQRTYFVLAIIRYWLNLIEPSNKLPQDLIQLFSLYPSVYPGALGFPQSWQQEALWK; encoded by the coding sequence ATGAACAAAGTACCATATCCCAAACATATTCAGACGTTTGCTAATCAAATTAGCATTCTTAAGCAGCGTGGTTTGTCTATAAACGACGAAGAGGAAACAGAAAAATGGCTCCGTAAAGTCAGTTACTATCGCATGAGCGGTTACTGGTATCCACTTTTGGAAGATAGACAGAATCACATCTTTAAACCAGGTAGCACTTTTGAGCAGGCAAAGATGCTTTATGAATTCGATAGCCATCTGCGTCGTATAGTGCTCTCTGCTATTGAGCGTATCGAAATTGCTATTCGCACCCAAATGGCCTACGTTATGTCTCAAGCTCATGATGGTTACTGGTTTACTGATGTCGATCTATTTACAAATTCGTCACAGCATGCCAAGACGCTTGCCAGTATTCACGATGAGTTTCACCGTAGTGACGAACAGTTTGTAAAGTCGTTCAGACGAAAATACAGCAATCCATTGCCTCCCAGTTGGATAACACTCGAAATCACATCATTTGGAACAATGTCTATCCTTTATCAGAATCTTAAACCTGGACGTTCTAAGCGTGATGTGGCAGCCGCCTTTGGAGTTAGCGATACAGTATTCGTCTCATGGCTCCACACTTTGGTTTACGTCCGTAACATCTGTGCCCATCACGCACGCCTTTGGAACAGAACTTTGGGTGTGCGCCCCCTGATGCCACGTCAACCTCGTAACACCTTTATTCCGCAACCAGCCTCAGGAACACAACGTACCTATTTCGTACTTGCCATCATCCGCTATTGGCTCAACCTTATCGAGCCATCCAACAAGTTGCCACAAGATCTTATTCAACTTTTTTCTCTCTATCCAAGTGTTTACCCCGGTGCTCTCGGATTCCCCCAATCTTGGCAGCAGGAAGCTTTGTGGAAGTAG
- a CDS encoding DEAD/DEAH box helicase, which produces MNYKDISRIDNSLRPYQQQAKEAIFLAWDECDAVMFQMPTGTGKTRLFSSIISDIKTWGVQNDEDVKILIIAHRIELIDQISENLERYKVSHGIIAGGKQRDLRYPVQVASVQTITHRNNLDVAGDLNVNYIIVDEAHHCVANSYKKLWDMYPNAKKLGVTATPWRMNNGGFERVFDRIIISQSIQSFIDAGWLAPYDYYSISINSEIQKEINSITEFDVEGDYKISALEKKIDTTRIRAQLLDSYLKYAKGKKGIIYSISRKHSDHICQEYREAGINIVRIDSKTPKDERKLYVDRFKKGLIDIIVNVDIFSEGFDCPDIEFIQLARPTKSLVKYLQQVGRGLRPTAGKSICLILDNVGLHFQFGLPNSERDWEKCFKGDSHITTRRSGSGQSPMGVQKERNFSEGTDEMQLIVGSHREIGKNNNQWSEKDLELLKTLYEEKQCSVEVLATIFKRSDEEINSKLSEIISKQ; this is translated from the coding sequence ATGAACTACAAGGATATTTCGAGAATAGATAATTCGCTGCGTCCCTATCAGCAACAAGCAAAGGAGGCTATCTTCTTAGCATGGGACGAGTGTGACGCAGTTATGTTTCAGATGCCAACTGGTACCGGTAAAACTCGTCTGTTCTCATCTATCATCAGTGATATAAAAACTTGGGGTGTACAAAATGATGAGGATGTTAAGATTCTGATCATTGCACATCGCATAGAACTGATTGATCAAATTAGTGAGAATTTGGAACGATACAAAGTTTCACATGGCATAATTGCAGGAGGAAAGCAACGCGATTTGAGATACCCTGTACAAGTGGCATCAGTACAAACTATTACACATCGTAACAATTTAGATGTTGCCGGTGACTTGAATGTCAACTATATTATCGTAGATGAGGCTCATCATTGCGTAGCCAATTCTTATAAAAAACTTTGGGATATGTATCCAAATGCCAAGAAATTAGGCGTTACCGCTACTCCTTGGCGAATGAATAATGGTGGCTTTGAAAGAGTATTTGATAGAATCATCATTTCACAATCTATACAAAGTTTTATTGATGCGGGATGGTTAGCACCATATGATTATTACTCAATTAGTATAAACAGCGAAATCCAAAAGGAGATAAATTCTATCACTGAATTTGATGTAGAAGGTGATTATAAAATTTCTGCGCTGGAGAAAAAAATAGACACGACTCGAATCCGAGCACAATTATTGGATAGCTATCTTAAATATGCCAAGGGCAAGAAAGGTATTATCTATTCTATTAGCAGAAAACATAGTGACCATATCTGCCAGGAATATCGTGAAGCAGGTATAAATATTGTGCGAATAGATAGCAAAACTCCTAAAGATGAACGCAAACTCTATGTTGACCGATTCAAAAAGGGATTGATAGATATAATTGTTAATGTGGATATTTTCTCGGAAGGATTTGATTGTCCTGATATTGAGTTTATACAATTAGCTCGCCCTACAAAATCGCTAGTAAAGTATTTACAACAGGTGGGGCGTGGGTTGCGTCCAACTGCAGGAAAAAGTATTTGCCTAATCTTGGATAATGTCGGTTTGCATTTTCAATTTGGTCTTCCTAATTCAGAACGTGATTGGGAAAAGTGTTTCAAAGGTGATTCACATATTACAACTCGTAGAAGCGGTTCTGGACAATCACCAATGGGAGTGCAGAAAGAACGTAATTTCTCTGAAGGAACAGACGAAATGCAGCTTATAGTTGGTTCTCATAGGGAAATTGGTAAGAACAATAACCAATGGTCTGAAAAGGATTTGGAATTGCTGAAGACTTTGTATGAAGAGAAACAATGTTCTGTAGAAGTTCTTGCGACTATATTCAAACGAAGCGATGAGGAGATTAATAGCAAACTATCAGAAATAATATCAAAACAATAA